A window of Pan paniscus chromosome 10, NHGRI_mPanPan1-v2.0_pri, whole genome shotgun sequence contains these coding sequences:
- the ZNF705A gene encoding zinc finger protein 705A, producing the protein MHSLKKVTFEDVAIDFTQEEWAMMDTSKRKLYRDVMLENISHLVSLGYQISKSYIILQLEQGKELWREGREFLQDQNPDRESALKKKHMISMHPITRKDASPSMTMENSLILEDPFECNDSGEDCTHSSTITQCLLTHSGKKPYVSKQCGKSLRNLFSPKPHKQIHTKGKSNQCNLCEKAYTNCFHLRRHKMTHTGERPYACHLCGKAFTQCSHLRRHEKTHTGERPYKCHQCGKAFIQSFNLRRHERTHLGKKCYECDKSGKAFSQSSGFRGNKIIHTGEKPHACLLCGKAFSLSSDLR; encoded by the exons ATGCATTCACTA AAGAAAGTGACTTTTGAAGATGTAGCTATTGACTTCACCCAGGAAGAGTGGGCCATGATGGACACATCCAAGAGAAAGCTGTACAGAGATGTGATGCTGGAAAATATCAGTCACCTGGTGTCCCTTG GGTACCAGATAAGCAAATCCTATATAATTTTGCAGCTGGAGCAAGGAAAAGAGCTGTGGCGGGAAGGAAGAGAATTTCTTCAAGACCAGAATCCAG aCAGGGAAAGTGCCCTTAAGAAAAAACACATGATATCCATGCATCCTATCACCAGAAAAGACGCATCCCCCAGTATGACAATG GAGAACTCTCTCATTCTGGAGGATCCTTTTGAATGTAATGATTCGGGAGAAGATtgcactcacagttccacaataACTCAGTGTTTGTTAACTCACAGTGGAAAGAAACCCTATGTCAGCAAACAGTGTGGAAAATCTCTTCGTAATCTTTTCTCCCCTAAACCACATAAACAAATTCATACTAAAGGTAAATCAAATCAATGTAATCTATGTGAAAAGGCCTATACTAATTGCTTTCACCTTAGACGGCACAAGatgactcacactggagagaggCCATATGCATGTCATCTATGTGGAAAAGCCTTCACTCAGTGTTCTCACCTTAGAAGACATGAGAAAACTCACACGGGAGAGAGACCATATAAGTGTCatcaatgtgggaaagcctttattcAATCCTTTAACCTTCGAAGACATGAGAGAACTCACCTTGGAAAAAAGTGTTATGAATGTGATAAAAGTGGGAAAGCCTTTAGTCAAAGCTCTGGCTttagaggaaacaaaataattcacactggagagaaaccacaTGCTTGTCTTCTatgtgggaaggccttcagtCTGTCTTCCGATCTTAGATGA